The proteins below are encoded in one region of Streptomyces cyanogenus:
- a CDS encoding DUF6643 family protein codes for MTSPRSTYGGGYYSASFPDTPIYDSLVAERGTPQIAPIRVPAAYDTGSSLPALPSALPALPAAPSPHAPAYGYPQTPQPAPLQQAPTAYIPQQASAPRGYPGQQAPQYQRPMAPGNGYEAMRPAAPRPAPAPYQDPYNNQQYRGY; via the coding sequence ATGACCTCCCCCCGCTCCACTTATGGTGGCGGCTACTACTCCGCCTCCTTCCCGGACACCCCGATCTACGACTCGCTCGTCGCCGAGCGGGGCACCCCGCAGATCGCCCCGATCCGGGTCCCCGCCGCCTACGACACGGGCAGCAGCCTGCCCGCACTGCCGTCGGCCCTCCCCGCCCTCCCGGCGGCCCCGTCCCCGCACGCCCCGGCCTACGGCTACCCGCAGACGCCGCAGCCCGCTCCGCTGCAGCAGGCGCCCACGGCGTACATCCCGCAGCAGGCGAGCGCTCCGCGCGGCTATCCCGGCCAGCAGGCCCCGCAGTATCAGCGGCCGATGGCGCCGGGCAACGGGTACGAGGCCATGCGCCCGGCCGCCCCGCGACCCGCGCCGGCGCCCTACCAGGACCCGTACAACAACCAGCAGTACCGCGGCTACTGA